DNA from Bacteroides zoogleoformans:
CTGGCGGCTGTGTTTACCTGCAATTTTACCAATCACATGTATGCTCTGGCAGCCGAATTGCTGAAGAAGTATCGGCTTCCGTTCCATGTCTTGTTGCCTCTGATAGATGAAACTGCCCGTAAGGTACATGAGTTGGACCCTCTTGCTTCACAAACCGGACCGGCAGTAAGATATGATAAGAATGTGATTGACGAACATATGCGCATGCTTGCCGACGAGCCTGAGATACAGGTGTTGTATCGCTTGTTGAGTGAGAGCATCCACCGGTTGGCAGGTGGCGCTTAAAAGAGACTGTAATGATTAGATATATAAAAAAATAGCGATGAGTACCATAAATTATGATTTGAAGAAAATAAAAGCCATGATTTTTGATGTGGATGGTGTGCTAAGTGCCAATGTTATTCCGATGAGTGCAGAGGGAGAGCCGTTGCGTACAGTGAACATAAAAGATGGTTATTCACTGCACATGGCCGCCAAACAAGGGGTATTGCTGGGTATCATAACCGGCGGCCGTATGGAAGCTGTGCGCAAGCGTTTCATGGCTTTGGGATTTGCAGAAGAGAATATCTATATAGGATCTTCTGTTAAAATTCATGATTATCGGGATTTTCGCAGCCGGCATGGTTTACATGATGAAGAAATACTCTATGTAGGCGATGACATTCCCGATTTGGAGGTGATGCGTGAGTGTGGCCTGCCTTGTTGTCCTAAAGATGCGGCTCCCGAAATAAAGGCGGCAGCTCGTTATATTTCGCATGCAGAAGGCGGCTATGGCTGTGGACGTGATATTGTGGAGCAGGTACTGAAAGTAAAGGGGCTTTGGTTGGCCGATAAACAAGCTTTCGGTTGGTAAATTATCGAAAATCGTTAAACTGAAAATAAGATGTTGTTTGATAATCTGAAGAAATATAAAATTATTTTAGCCTCCAACTCGCCACGCCGGAAAGAATTACTGTCAGGCTTGGGCGTGGAATATGAAGTAAGAACCTTGCCCGATGTGGACGAATCTTATCCTGAAACATTGAAAGGGGCAGCTATTCCTCTTTACATATCCGAAGAAAAAGCAGATGCCTATCGTGGCATGATGCAGCCGAATGAACTGATGATTACGGCAGATACCATTGTGTGGTTGGATGAGAAAGTTCTCGGAAAGCCTCGAAACAGGAAAGATGCAATGCAGATGTTAAGGGCTATGTCGGGGCGCAGTCATGAGGTTTTTACCGGTGTATGTCTGACCACGACAGAATGGCAGCGTAGTTTCACTGCGGCTACCGAAGTGCGCTTCTCCAACTTGAGTGAAGAAGAGATTGTCTATTATGTGGACAAGTATCAGCCGATGGACAAGGCAGGAGCGTATGGAGTACAAGAGTGGATTGGCTTTATCGGAGTAGAGTATATTTCAGGGAGTTATTACAATATAATGGGACTCCCCGTACAGAAACTGTACAGGGAGTTGTTGAAGATTTAAAATCTACTGTTTTTTCTTTCAACTATTCATTGATGGCCTGGAGAACAAGATGAACCTGCCGGGCAATGAAGCGGGTTGTTTAAATCATATCCAGCATCAATGGAATATCTTCTTCGGCAATACCTTTTTTGAGGAGGATATTTCGGTCTCTGTTGAACATTTCCAAGAAAGCTTCCCGGCTGTTGCTTTCCATAGCTGCTTTACTGTAAAGTTCGGCAGCTTTCTCTGTATTGCCTTGCTTCCAAGCTACATGTCCTGCATTAAGATGGTCTATGGCAATCGGCCGGGAAGATAGAACTTTCTCGTAATATTTTATGGCTTGCTCGTCTTTGTTGCAAATAAATGAACACCATCCGATGGCACGCCACGTTTTGATGTTGTCGTTTTCAATAAAGTCCAGTTTGAAGAAATATTGTAGCGCCTCTTCATATCTTTCTAATTCGGCAAGGCAACTGCCGACGTAGAAGAGTATGTTGTGATTTTCCGGCTGTATGCTTTCAGCCTTTTTATAATACTTCAGCGCTGTAGCAAAATCTTTCATTTGCCGATAGCAGGTTGCCAGATGTCGGATTGTCCATATATGTTCAGGTTTCAGAATGTCCGCTTTCAAGTAGGCGTTTACAGCTTCTTTATATCGTTTCTCTTTTTGCAGGCAATAGCCCGTTTTTTGGAAAATATCGGCATTTGCCCGGTTCATGTTTATCAAGCTCTGATAAACATCCAATGCCTTTGCCGGATGTTCCTGGAAAAAATGATATTCGGCAACGGCTGTCAGCAATTCGGGCTTGTGCAAGATAGCTTGCAGCTCAGGAATACGGTGCAAGGCTATCTCTTCTTTAAAGATGTCCCGAAACTCATGCCGGCGGTGATTGAGCTTGAAGAAGCGGTATAAATCATGGATATATTGGTTGCTGATTACATCCGGTCGTTGGGCATATTGCTGCATGGTAGAGGATTGGCTTTCGTCCATCAGCTCATTCAAGTCCTGCGAAGTTATTTGGTTGAACATGGTTCTGCGTTGCGATTGGGGAACATGCACCATGGTGAAGCAGAGGGAATACTTGTCGCTGTTGCAAAGGAATCCCGATTGCAGTATAAGGGAGAGAAAGGCATTATCTCCCGTTAGCTTAAGACCGAACTCTTTTACGATGGCGGAATGATGTATGTCGAATGGATAAAACCAATTGTGCACTTGTTTGAAGAACGGATAATTTTTAAGTTGCGCAAATGTACTCATATATACATCGGCGCCTTCCAATAGCAGCTCGTTCATCTCACGAATTTTGTTTTCTAAACCGGAGTTCTCAAAAGCCTTTTCCCAATCCGGATTAAAGTCATTCTCTTCCGGATTATCCTCAAAACCGAACTTCAGATTGCGCATGATATTCACATTTTTTATCATTTCTGGGATAATCTCTTCGCGCATCTTCTTGTCAATTTTTTCTGTCTCCTGACTGCGGAGCAGTTCGATATAAATGCGATTCATTTGTTTGCCGAAGCTACCGTCTTCGTTCAGCAATGATAGGCGAGACATCAGGTCGGGATAGAGGAGCAAGCGGGAATGATGACAATGGAGCGTAAGGGCTATCCCTACCAATGCGCGCTGGTTTAGGTGCACATCGGTATGTGTCATGGCATCCAGCAACCATGACAACTTACGCATGTCGAAGCACTCCATCAAGCTAAGCGTTACTGCACTGGTAAACAGACATAGGGCATTGACCGGCAGTAGCTCCGAGGTCAGCATGCCTTGGGCTTGTTCTGCCTCTTCTGCCGACCAATGACTGTTACTCCATGTGGAAAGAAAGAGGGTCTGACTCGCTTCTTCATATCGTTTCAATACGGCATCCATCCCTTGGCTGTCGGCCATCAATAGGTAAACGGACAATTCGTCAGGAAAAGACTCCAGCACTTTCGTAAGGGCGGCAATGTCATATTCGTTCGGGAGCTTGTTTCGGCTGTTGCGCAACGAGTGATAATAATGATCGGATACCTTGTCCAGCAACATCAGGCGTGCCTGATCGGCAATCTCCCATGTTTCGGATAACAAACCACGATATAGTTGTGGACGTGCAGGGTCATTCACTCCTTGACGCATATACCGAAGCATATATTGGTAGGATGTTTGCGCTTGCTCCAAGCGACTGTGTGGCGAACGGTTATCTACATCCCATAGAAAAGCTTCCAATTGAGATTGTGCTTCTTTCAACCTTTTCTGTTCTAACAGGGCTATGATGTGTTGATACTGTTCTTGTATGGATTGCTCGTTCATATACGGTGATCTTTAAATATACATATATGATGCAAAGCTACAAAAAGAATACCAAAAAGATTGTGCCTGTTTATTCTTTTTCGGTTGCATCTAAAGGGGCTCTGTCGGTGTTGAACAGTTAGAATCTTACTTGCACTTGTGTTTGTAACAGATTATAGCTTTCTCTTTTATGCGGATGACAATATATATACTGAACTTGCAAGCGGCATTTCGGGTAGAACCACCATTGGATACCTGTCATGTAATTGGTCTGTTTGCTGTCAAGTGTCTTGTTTTTGTTGAAATAATCGTAGGACACTACAATGTCTGTTTTGGGGAGCACATGGATAGATGCCGTTGCATAATATCCGCCGCTTCTCACTTTTTCATCTTTTCCGGCAAGGTATTCTGTGCGTAAGCTTACCGGCTTGGTAGTGACAACGGCACCAACCGCCCAGCGGTTGCGAGTATAGTTTTCGCCCACCTTGATGTCCGGAACATCGGGAGAAACAGCTATGGCGCATCCCTTTCCTTTGATAAACGAGCCTCCTACCGACAGCCAGTTCAAAGGATGTAGCATCAGGCTTCCGACAATGTCTTTTTGATTGTTTTTATCTTTCAGGTTGATGCCTTGCCCGTTCATGACAGCAAACTTATAGTTGATGAGTTTATTCAATAGGTCTCCATAGATAAGTAGTCCCGCATCACGCCCAGTAGTAGCACCGTACAATGGATCGCTGCCGTTTGTACCCGCCAAATAGGCCACTGCCTGCGCATTGCTGTTTATCTGTTCCACAATGCACGAGGATAGCGGATTCTCAATGGAATAAGGTGTCTTGAACTGGCCGAGGCGTACATTGAACTGTGGCAGAAAATGGTACTCGGTATAGGCTTCCAGTATTTTGCCGGTACTCCCGAAGCTGTACATGAAGAAAGCCGACCACTTGTCGGTAATTTTGCCGTTTGTGAGAAGAATTGCTCTTTTTATGCCGAAAGAATTTTCTTTATTGGGAGTTTTATCGGTATAAGTGTATCCCACTTGGGCGTATCCCGAGAGCGTGATACGTTCTTTAAAGGTGTTTATTGCTTTGTTTAAGTTGGTTTCCTGTGCTGCGGTAATCGGAGTGAAGAAAATAACACTGCATGATAGTAAGTATCGCCTAATGTGTGTAAACATCTGATTAAGAGTAGAAAATATCTCGGAAGGTAGAAGGGTTAGTATTATAATAGTAAGCACGGATTTTGTGGAAATTACAAGGCTCTTGACCCCGCGTGAATACCATGCCATCCGTGCCTAAGAGAAAAAACTACGAGTATGTTTCTAAGTACTCTCTTGTTGTTTTATCTATTTATTTCTTATTCGTTGATAGCGGCAATGCCCGGAAGGATTTTTCCTTCAATGGCTTCGAGCAATGCACCGCCACCTGTAGATACATAAGAAACACTGCTTGCCAAACCGAACTTATTGACGCAAGCAACGGAGTCACCACCACCTACAAGTGAGAAAGCTCCATTCTTGGTAGCTTCTACAATGGCTTCACCTACGGCACGTGAGCCATGAGTGAAGTTGTCGAATTCAAACACTCCTGTCGGACCATTCCAAAGGATGGTTTTGGAGTTTTTGATAACGTTGGCAAAGATTTCTTCTGTCTTGGGACCAATGTCCAGCCCTTCCCATCCATCGGGAATTTCGTTAACCGGACAGAACTTGGTGTTGGCTTCGTTAGAGAAAGAATCGGCAATCTTGGCATCAACTGCCAATACGAGGTTAACTCCTTTTTCTTTGGCTTTCTTTATCAGGTCAAGAGCAAGTTCCAACTTATCGTCTTCACAAATGGAAATACCAATCTTGCCACCCAAGGCTTTTGTGAAGGTATAGGTCATGCCACCGGCGATAATCAGGTTATCTACTTTGTTCAGCAGGTTCTCGATGATTTCAATCTTGGAAGAAACTTTGGAACCACCCATGATGGCTGTAAAAGGCCGGTGAATGTCGTTCAGAACTTTGTCTACTGCTTTTACTTCTTTCTCCATCAGGTAACCGAACATCTTATTGTCCTTGTCGAAGTATTTAGCAATCAATGCCGTAGAAGCATGTGCGCGATGAGCTGTTCCAAAAGCGTCGTTTACATAGCAGTCTGCATAAGAAGCAAGTTTTTTGGTAAATTCTTTTTGACTTTCTTTGACAGCAGCTTTGGCTGCTTTCTTTTCTTCATCCGTTGCGTCTTCAGCCAAACCGCGGGGTTTACCTTCTTCTTCTGCATAGAAGCGGAGGTTTTCGAGCAACAATACTTCGCCCGGTTGCAGAGCGGCAGCTTTAACGGCAGCCTCTTCATCCATGCAGTCGTTGGCAAACTGTACCTCACTCCCCAATAGCTCTTCAAGGTGCTTCAGGATATGCTTCAAAGAGAATTTATCGGTCACACCTTTGGGGCGACCGAGGTGAGAACCGATTATTACACTGCCGCCGTCAGCCAAAATCTTCTTCAATGTGGGAAGGGCGGCACGCATACGGGTGTCATCTGTAATGTTGAAATTTTCGTCTAAAGGAACATTGAAGTCCACACGAACGAATGCCTTTTTTCCGGCAAAGTTAAATTGATCAATTGTCATAATACTCTATGTTTTATTAAAAATGTTACAGGTTTTGTTTAGAGAGCACAAAGATAATGTTTATTTCTTTTTTTTGCTATTAAACCGTAATTTATTATTAGCCTTTGCTATCCTCATGGTTCACTTTGTTTTTTCGTACATAATACTTGCACATCAGTTGCAAACCGCAGTTGTCACATTGAGGAGTACGTGCCTGACATACATATCGTCCGTGTAGAATAAGCCAATGGTGTGCTGTTGCAATGTATGCCTCGGGAATATGTGCCACCAGCTCTTTCTCTACGCTGAACGGGGTTGTGCATTTATCAGACACCAATCCTAGGCGGTGACTGACGCGAAAGACGTGTGTGTCTACAGCCATGGCTGCCTTATTGAAGGCAACGGATTGGATTACATTTGCCGTTTTTCGTCCCACACCGGGCAGTTTGATGAGTTCTTCCAATGTATCGGGAACTTTGCCTTGGAAGTCTTTTATCAACATGCGAGCCATGCCTACAAGATGTTTGGCTTTGTTGTTTGGATAAGATACGCTGCGAATGTATTCGAACACGACTTCGGGAGTTGTGACAGCCAATGCTTCGGGAGTGGGAAAATCGCGATAGATGGCAGGGGTAACCATATTTACTCGTTTGTCCGTGCATTGTGCCGATAGAATGACGGCTATCAGCAATTCGAACGGATTGTCGTAATGCAACTCGGTTTCGGCTATGGGGCGATTTTCTTTGAACCATGCAATGATTTTCTCGTAACGTTCTTTCTTTCTCATCTCAATTTATTTTTATGATAATGCGGTGCGACTTTCAAGTTGAAGTAGAGAGTGGAGACAACCGTCAGGCAGGCACCGAATAAATAAGCCTTGTCGAAAGTGCTGATTTCGGCGATATAGCCACCGACTAGCATGCCGATACCGATGCCCACGTCCCAAGACGTGAGGTATGTAGAGGTGGCTGTGCCCCGTTTGTTATTGGGAGCCAGATTGACGAACAGTGTATTATATGCTGGAAACATAATGCCGAAACCTGTTCCCAGCAGCAAGGCAATGAGGAAGAATATCACAGTGCAGAGTGCGCTGTTCCATCGAATGATAGAGGCGCAAGCTGAAAGCAGGAAGAAACTGATCACAACAAGGTATAATCCAATAGAAATGATTTGCGTGATTTTTCCCTTATCGACCAGTCGACCGGAAAAAAGTCGTGACACAGCCATGCCTAATGCCATAAAAGTAAAGAAGAATCCGGTAGAAGCTTGAATATCTATCTGCCTGGCATACATGGCTACGTAGTTCGTAGTCATGCCATAAGGAATGGAGAGTAGCAGCAGATTGAATCCGGCCGGAAGTCCTTTCAGCAGAATGAAGCGATCAAGAGAAATGGGTTCCCGCTTCACGAGTGGCTTATAGGTAGTCTTTACGGCAAATGCGCATAACAATCCAATCAGGCATGAGCCTAAAGAACAACAAAAGATTGTGGGATAAGAAACTTCTGCATCATGAAGAAAAAGTCCCGTCATGGGACCTATGGACATGGCTATGTTATTTGCAAGCCCGTAATATCCCAACCCTTCTCCGCGTCGCGATGAAGGCATGATGTCAATGACAATTGTATTGCCACCCACTGTTACCATGCCGAATGATACTCCATGGATAATGCGGAGTAGAATGAAAAGTGTCAGCGTTCCGGCAACAACGTATCCTCCGAACATGGCTGTAAAGATGAAATAGGCCAGTAGATAGAGTGGCTTACGAGCGAAAGAGTCAAGCAGATAGCCGGAAAAAGGACGGATGCATAATGCCGCAATGGTGTAGCAGGAAAGTACCATCCCGATGGTTGCTTTATCTGCTTGGAATACCTCCGACAGATAAAAAGGCAATACAGGCATCAGCAACCAAAAACCAAAGAATAGCAGGAAGTTGGCAGCGAGAATAAAGCAATAGCCGGGTGTGACAAGTCTGTCTTTCATTATGCGTAAGATTTTTAGGCATGGATTGCACAATTCTCACGGTTTACACTTTGAGTTATCCGTGTTTTCCATGTAATCCATGCCTAATTATGCGGATGGCAGCCCCTTTCCTCCGGGCTGCATTACCTTACATTGCTATTTGTAAGACTTAATAAGCCGATTCGAATTCTTTCAAGAAGCGGGTGTCGTTCTCAGAGAAGAGACGTAGGTCGTTGACGCGATACTTTAGGTTGGTGATACGCTCTATACCCATTCCCAAGGCATACCCGCTATATACTTTACTGTTTATACCGTTCAGTTCCAATACATTCGGATCTACCATTCCGCATCCTAATATCTCCACCCAACCTGTTCCTTTACAGAAAGGGCATCCTTTACCGCCACAGATGTTGCAGCTGATGTCCATCTCTGCACTGGGTTCGGTGAACGGGAAGTAGGAAGGGCGTAAGCGAATCTTGGTATCACTTCCGAACATCTCTTGCGCAAAAAGCAATAGCACTTGTCGCAAGTCGGTGAAAGATACGTTTTTGTCTACATACAATGCTTCTACTTGATGAAAGAAAGCGTGTGCACGATAGCTGATAGCTTCGTTGCGGTAAACGCGTCCCGGACAAAGTACGCGGATGGGTGGTTGGGTGGTGTCCATTACGCGGCTTTGTACGCTGGAAGTATGTGTACGCAGGATGACATTATTTGACACATTATTGGTATTGTTCGCAATGAAAAATGTGTCTTGCATGTCACGTGCCGGATGATCTTCTGCAAAATTCATGGAAGAAAATACGTGCCAGTCGTCTTCTATCTCCGGGCCATCGGCAATGTTGAACCCCATCCGGGCAAATATGTCGATGATCTCATTCTTTACGATTGTCAGTGGATGGCGTGTGCCTAATTTTACGGGATAGGCAGAGCGGGTCAGATCTAAGCCGTCGTAGTCGGTATCTTGGCCTTCAAATTGTTCTTTCAATGCGGTAATCTTCTCCAGTGCCTTGTCTTTAAGCTCATTCAGTCGCATACCCACCTCTTTTTTCTGTTCGGCAGCTACGTGACGGAAGTCAGCCATCAGTTCGTTGATAGCACCTTTTTTGCTGAGGTATTTGAGACGCAGTAATTCCAGCTCTTCGGCATTGGTCGCCTTCAGAGTTTCTACTTCTTGTAGTAACTGATTGATTTTCGCTATCATATTGTCGTTGTTTTTTTAATCCAAAGTTGAAAACGATGCAAAGATACAATTTTCTTTAAGACATCGTCCCCATAAGAGGTTCTTAATTTTTTTTCGTTCTTTGTTTGGGTAGATTCCAATAGCAAATGCAAATTTATATGAGTAAGTTGTAAAACTCTTGTTTTTGTGTAGAGATTTTTTTCTTGGTCTTGCATTTATTTTCATCTGAATAGTTACTGTGCATATCGGCATGGTTAAGATTTGTTATACTTTCCGATTCGTGCTGATTTTCTTTTGATAAAAGCATTAATTTCGCCTCCTGCTCTTGTAGCGGTGGCATGTCCAGGCTTGGTGAGCGGCTTGTGAGACAGACGGCATCGGGTGGACATGTTAAGAATAGACGAGTGTCTGAATATAAAAAAAGTTATAACCGGAAGATGAAAATAAAATCTTTTTTGTGTATGCTTCTCCTGTCGTTATTGGCCGGAGGTATATTTGCACAAGTTCAAACAGGCTCTGTGCATCCCAAACGTGAATTTCGTGCCGCATGGATACAAGCGGTGAATGGACAGTTTCGCAGTGTCCCCACAGCCAAACTGAAGCAGATGCTGATAAGCCAGTTGAACTCCCTGAGGGGGGCAGGCATCAATGCCATTATCTTTCAGGTGCGTCCCGAAGCGGATGCGCTGTATGCCTCCCAGCTGGAACCATGGAGCCGCTTCCTCACCGGGGTACAAGGCAAAGCTCCCGAACCGTATTGGGATCCTATGCAGTTCATGATAGAGGAGTGCCATAAACGCGGCATGGAATTTCATGCATGGATTAATCCATATCGTACCAAGACTAATTTAAAGAACGAGTTGGCTACCGGTCATGTATATAATATCCACCCGGAGTGGTTCGTGACTTACGGCGACCAATTGTTTTTTGATCCGGCATTGCCCGAAAGCCGCCGGCATATCTGTATGGTAGTGAGCGATATCGTGTCTCGTTACGATGTGGATGCCATCCACATGGACGATTATTTCTATCCTTATCCCATCAAAGGGAAGGACTTTCCGGATGATACCAGTTTTGCTCGCTACGGAGGAGGGTTCAATGATAGGGGAGATTGGCGCCGGAGTAATGTGAATATCCTGATTAAGAAACTGCACGAAACCATCCGTGGGATAAAGCCGTGGGTGAAGTTCGGTGTTTCTCCGTTCGGTATTTACCGAAACGAGAGCAACGACCCACTGGGTAGCAAAACCAAAGGGTTGCAGAACTATGACGACCTTTATGCCGACGTTTTGCTGTGGGCACGGGAGGGATGGATAGACTATAACATTCCGCAGCTTTATTGGCAGATAGGACATCCGGTTGCCGATTACGAGACATTGGTGAAGTGGTGGGCAAAGAATACGGAGAACCGTCCTCTTTTCATCGGCCAGTCTGTGATGAATACGGTGCAGCATGCCGACCCGAATAACCCGTCGGTGAATCAGCTTCCGCGCAAGATGGCTTGGCAACGGGCTTACCAGACCATCGGAGGCAGTTGCCAATGGCCTGCGAGTGCAGTGGTGGAGAATGCGGGCAACTATCGCGATGCCTTGATGGCCGAATACCATAAATATCCGGCCTTGCCTCCCGTTTTTGAATTCATGGACAATGAAGCCCCGGCCAAGGTGCGCAAAGTGAAACCGGTGTGGACGGCAGACGGTTATGTGCTCTTCTGGACTGCACCCAAATACAGGGAGGAGATGGATCGTGCCGTGCAATATGTGGTCTATCGTTTCAGCTCGAAGGAGAAGGTGAATATCGACGACCCTTCGCACATCGTGGCCGTGACGCGCGATAACTTCTATAAGTTGCCGTATGAGGACGGGAAAACGAAATACCGCTATGTAGTGACGGCTTTGGACCGCCTGCACAACGAGTCGAAATCCGTGGGGAAGAAAGTGAAACTGTAATCCCCGTCGGGCTAATACAATATCAGTCCGGCTATTCCGCAAGCAATTATCATCCCTATCGGGTTCAGCTTATATCTTCTTGTACCGATGAATGCAACAAGGAAGATGATGCAACTGACGGCGAAAGAATAGCTGTCTTCCGTGGGCGAGCCGAAATTTTCCGTATTCATCAGCACCAATGCGGCGGAAGCCAGCAGTCCTACTACCGCAGGGCGTAGGCCGCCGAACACGGCTTCTACCGCCGGGTGTTTTTGATATTTCAGGAAAAACCTGCTGATGGTTAGCATCAAAATAAACGAGGGGAGCGTAACGGCAAAAGTAGCCACTATTGAGCCCCATACACTGCCTGTGGCGGTAAACCCTACATAAGTTGCCGAATTGATACCTATGGGGCCGGGAGTCATCTGACTGATGGCTACGATGTCCGTAAATTCTTGAGGGGAGAGCCATCCGTAACGGGTGACAACCTCGGCTTGTATCATTGACAGCATGGCATATCCGCCTCCGAAACCGAAGAGCCCTATTTTGAAGAAGGTGTAGAATAGTTGTAAAAGCAGCATGATTAGTGGTTAGCGGTTAGTGATTAGTGGGGGTGCTTTGCAGTCTTCCGTACAGGTAGCCTCCTATGCCTGCCGCAATGATTATCCAGACGGGTGAGAAATTCAACTGCCAGATGAGCAGTGCCGAAACCACCGGTATCCAGATGTTGTAGCGGTTTATCTTGGCCGACTTTCCCATACTGAAAGTGGGCGCGGCTATCAGAGCCACCACGGCCGGGCGGATGCCCTTGAAGATGCGTTCCACAACGGTGTTGTCCTTAAAGCTGTGGAAGAATAGCGCAATGGCCAGAATGATGAGGAACGAAGGGAGTATGGTGCCCAAAGCCGTGACGAGGCTGCCGCGTATTCCCCGCAATCTGTAGCCTATAAATATGGATATGTTCACAGCAAGAACACCCGGAGCCGACTGTGCTATGGCAAGCAGATCGATAAAGTCTTCTTTGGCCACCCAGTTTCGTTTGTTTACAATCTCGTTTTCGATCAACGGCACCATGGCATATCCGCCCCCGATGGTGAAAGCTCCTATCTTGAAGAAGATGGAGAATGCTTCGACATATATGTTCATTCTTGTTACGTGGTTTTGGCATATTGACTCGGACTCATGTTGAAGTGCTTCTTAAATACTTCGCGGAAGTATTTAGCGTCGCTGAATCCTGTTTTTTCCGATATCTCTGTGATGCTGTATCGTTGCTCCTTCAGGAGTTGGGCGGCATGGCTCAACCGGATCAACCGGATGTAGTCGGCCGGAGCTTGGTCTGTCAGGGCTTTTATCTTATTGTAGAAGCTGGTCCGGCTCATGTTCATCAGATTGCAAAGCACATCTACGTTGAAGTTGGATTGCTCCATATTCGCTTCCACTTCTTTTTTCACGGTGGCAACGAATTTCCAGTCCAGGTCTGTGGAGCAATTGATGCAATCTGTGCCATTCTTGTCTTCGCTCAGTTCCA
Protein-coding regions in this window:
- a CDS encoding glycoside hydrolase family 10 protein, with amino-acid sequence MKIKSFLCMLLLSLLAGGIFAQVQTGSVHPKREFRAAWIQAVNGQFRSVPTAKLKQMLISQLNSLRGAGINAIIFQVRPEADALYASQLEPWSRFLTGVQGKAPEPYWDPMQFMIEECHKRGMEFHAWINPYRTKTNLKNELATGHVYNIHPEWFVTYGDQLFFDPALPESRRHICMVVSDIVSRYDVDAIHMDDYFYPYPIKGKDFPDDTSFARYGGGFNDRGDWRRSNVNILIKKLHETIRGIKPWVKFGVSPFGIYRNESNDPLGSKTKGLQNYDDLYADVLLWAREGWIDYNIPQLYWQIGHPVADYETLVKWWAKNTENRPLFIGQSVMNTVQHADPNNPSVNQLPRKMAWQRAYQTIGGSCQWPASAVVENAGNYRDALMAEYHKYPALPPVFEFMDNEAPAKVRKVKPVWTADGYVLFWTAPKYREEMDRAVQYVVYRFSSKEKVNIDDPSHIVAVTRDNFYKLPYEDGKTKYRYVVTALDRLHNESKSVGKKVKL
- a CDS encoding chromate transporter, whose protein sequence is MLLLQLFYTFFKIGLFGFGGGYAMLSMIQAEVVTRYGWLSPQEFTDIVAISQMTPGPIGINSATYVGFTATGSVWGSIVATFAVTLPSFILMLTISRFFLKYQKHPAVEAVFGGLRPAVVGLLASAALVLMNTENFGSPTEDSYSFAVSCIIFLVAFIGTRRYKLNPIGMIIACGIAGLILY
- a CDS encoding chromate transporter, with protein sequence MNIYVEAFSIFFKIGAFTIGGGYAMVPLIENEIVNKRNWVAKEDFIDLLAIAQSAPGVLAVNISIFIGYRLRGIRGSLVTALGTILPSFLIILAIALFFHSFKDNTVVERIFKGIRPAVVALIAAPTFSMGKSAKINRYNIWIPVVSALLIWQLNFSPVWIIIAAGIGGYLYGRLQSTPTNH